From a single Arachnia propionica genomic region:
- a CDS encoding ABC-2 transporter permease, with the protein MRELKAMVMVDLTRVFRSLLVPAMLALIIFRMWAGKQEEIFSYGFYVLVLAMVVFYLDIDRDGEVKTSLLLDSLPLRRRTVMISHYLVTSILLVFFEVLASVMLVVGSALEVAVDAGWPAVAARDTGIMLIVFSVLIPVYIGFEKSWAKVFFPMLMIFVLSGLLGFREGILSAPQAAWSQSFGTWFLGAMPWLLLLVGLAAWVASLFVSIRNYERQDH; encoded by the coding sequence ATGCGTGAACTCAAGGCCATGGTGATGGTTGACCTGACTAGAGTTTTCAGATCATTGCTGGTGCCTGCAATGCTTGCGCTGATAATCTTCAGAATGTGGGCAGGGAAGCAGGAAGAGATCTTTTCCTACGGTTTTTACGTGCTGGTGCTGGCTATGGTCGTCTTCTATCTCGATATCGACCGGGACGGAGAGGTGAAGACGTCCCTGCTTCTCGATTCCCTACCTTTGCGTCGTCGAACGGTGATGATCTCGCACTATCTGGTAACATCGATTCTCCTGGTTTTCTTCGAAGTCCTTGCCTCCGTCATGCTGGTGGTTGGATCGGCTCTAGAGGTTGCCGTCGACGCAGGCTGGCCTGCTGTTGCTGCACGTGATACGGGAATCATGCTGATAGTTTTCTCCGTATTGATTCCTGTATACATAGGATTTGAAAAATCTTGGGCAAAAGTGTTTTTTCCGATGCTCATGATCTTTGTGCTTTCCGGACTGCTGGGATTTCGTGAAGGGATATTGTCGGCGCCCCAGGCTGCGTGGTCGCAGTCCTTCGGTACCTGGTTCTTGGGCGCGATGCCATGGTTGCTGCTGCTCGTCGGGCTGGCAGCCTGGGTTGCATCGCTGTTTGTGTCCATTCGCAACTACGAGCGGCAGGATCACTGA
- a CDS encoding ABC transporter ATP-binding protein → MNDDSPLKLQGITKNYKEFQLGPIDLEVPRGYVMGLVGANGAGKTTTIKIALGAVLPRGGAAHLIDKSRVGVVLDRPYWPSSWQVRDISRLLGPFYPDWNQRVFEELCEWAGVSQKLKAKELSRGMGMKMQLAVALAHGAELLVLDEPTSGLDPLARGELLDKLSEFMISERHSVLFSTHITTDLDRIADMVTILDAGRVIASGSRDDLLETWVMVRGGVADLTDDLNSRVRGLRRHSVGWEGLLPAADLGLCGPGVVAEAPSIEELLVHLAKECKDA, encoded by the coding sequence ATGAACGACGACAGCCCCCTCAAGCTTCAGGGAATCACCAAGAACTATAAGGAGTTCCAGCTCGGCCCCATTGACCTGGAGGTTCCGCGCGGCTACGTGATGGGTCTGGTTGGGGCCAATGGGGCAGGCAAGACCACCACCATCAAGATCGCCCTCGGTGCCGTGCTCCCCAGAGGCGGGGCGGCGCACCTGATCGACAAGAGCCGCGTCGGTGTGGTTCTCGACCGGCCATACTGGCCCTCCAGTTGGCAGGTCCGTGACATTTCCCGACTACTCGGTCCGTTCTACCCCGACTGGAACCAGCGGGTCTTCGAAGAGCTGTGTGAGTGGGCCGGGGTTTCGCAGAAGCTTAAGGCGAAGGAGCTTTCCCGCGGCATGGGTATGAAGATGCAGCTGGCCGTTGCGCTGGCGCACGGCGCCGAGCTGCTGGTGCTCGATGAACCAACCAGCGGGCTCGACCCCCTGGCCCGTGGCGAGCTGCTGGACAAGCTGTCCGAGTTCATGATCAGTGAGCGACACTCCGTCCTCTTCTCCACCCATATCACCACAGACCTGGACCGCATCGCCGACATGGTCACCATCCTTGACGCCGGCAGAGTGATCGCATCCGGTTCTCGCGACGACTTGCTCGAGACATGGGTGATGGTTCGTGGTGGTGTCGCCGACCTGACCGATGACCTGAATTCTCGGGTTCGTGGCCTCAGGCGGCACTCCGTCGGTTGGGAGGGGCTGCTTCCCGCCGCCGACCTGGGGTTGTGTGGCCCCGGTGTCGTGGCTGAAGCCCCGTCGATCGAGGAGCTGCTGGTGCATCTCGCGAAGGAGTGCAAAGATGCGTGA
- a CDS encoding GntR family transcriptional regulator, with amino-acid sequence MDVVLSNTAGVPIYVQIEDQIKAAILRGELSEGEALPSIRALARDLRVSVITTTRAYAELVADGLVANVPGKGYFVLPRDAELVREQVLREVETHFADGVAAARLADIDDDEIRTILELALKTGEDI; translated from the coding sequence GTGGACGTCGTGCTGTCGAACACCGCGGGGGTCCCGATCTACGTCCAGATAGAGGATCAGATCAAAGCGGCAATCCTGCGAGGCGAGCTCTCTGAGGGGGAGGCGCTGCCTTCCATCCGGGCTCTCGCCCGCGACCTCAGGGTCTCCGTCATCACCACCACTCGCGCCTACGCGGAGCTGGTGGCCGATGGGCTCGTCGCCAACGTGCCCGGAAAGGGGTACTTCGTCCTGCCGCGCGATGCCGAACTCGTTCGCGAACAGGTGCTCCGCGAGGTAGAAACCCATTTCGCGGACGGCGTCGCTGCCGCGCGGCTGGCTGACATCGACGACGACGAGATCCGCACCATCCTTGAACTCGCTCTCAAAACCGGGGAGGACATATGA
- a CDS encoding ABC transporter permease, whose protein sequence is MNEIRLHPGRFVATLLAIAISVGFISAIMIGVRTEENSMTRSGVIAVSKSDVVVDAVEEPADPDEVLKVIQGAAGVTKAEASLSGTLPLKHEDFSIYSNTMVLPSSEFRWASLAEGQWPSVEREIVLAKKGAEKLHVKVGDEITAGFTENEQSASYRVVGLSDDAPSLYTENSYITTFGATRKPSTWIVKSQDPKATVASIQQALNPLGADKFKVSTTDDYRVDQMKQLTGGFDVFRNLLLGFAAISAVVGMIIIANTFTILVTQRRRQIGLLRAVGASTGQVTGRLFAEAVLLGLVGSLLGVGIGAGVAAVAGIWSGAIYWGLVFPFGELGIAVLVGVLITVLSMAGPSIAATRVSPLEALQVVPSASRVKRLGITRGVFCCLFLLLGGGMVFQAFGDPARGLLWAIGGGGFLSLAILLAAPFYVPVLLRLFGWLLGFMGSTVKLATSNSVRNPRRASATAVALMLAVGLVVTLQVAVSTMRTSALSEINQRYPVDVSVRDYDGPLKSGVVEELRKNEGVAKVVEISSKQVELGRRKFSVRNVNAARAELGLPERMNAPDGVILVSPETATSLPERVDLPGVGQVEVRSSKSVPFDAAVVSAPTFEKLPGQSEIREAWVKVTDRTSPTVLNQVMKVVSPLSSEAEIGGGAAMAGILEQIVNVLLTVLTALLGVAVVIALVGVGNTLGLSVIERQRESALLRALGMQRRSLRLMLLAEAMLLAVVGIVMGVAAGSFFGWLGVVTSLGMMDETSRPEAVFSVDMLYTGGLILVCVVAAALASVLPGRRAANATPTEALAAE, encoded by the coding sequence ATGAACGAAATCCGGCTACATCCGGGCCGGTTCGTCGCGACGCTACTCGCCATCGCGATCAGCGTCGGATTTATCTCGGCGATCATGATTGGAGTGCGGACCGAGGAGAACTCGATGACTCGTTCCGGGGTGATCGCGGTCTCGAAGTCTGATGTGGTGGTCGACGCTGTGGAGGAACCTGCTGATCCGGACGAGGTTCTCAAGGTCATCCAGGGAGCGGCTGGGGTGACGAAGGCGGAGGCCTCCCTCTCGGGTACCCTTCCCCTGAAGCACGAGGACTTCTCGATTTACAGCAATACCATGGTATTGCCGTCGTCCGAATTCCGCTGGGCCTCACTCGCCGAAGGTCAATGGCCGTCCGTGGAGCGGGAGATCGTCCTGGCGAAAAAGGGAGCGGAAAAGCTCCACGTGAAGGTGGGTGACGAGATCACAGCCGGCTTCACGGAGAATGAGCAGAGCGCCAGCTACCGGGTGGTCGGTCTCAGCGATGATGCCCCCTCGCTCTACACCGAGAATTCCTACATCACCACTTTTGGGGCGACCCGAAAGCCCAGCACGTGGATCGTCAAGTCCCAGGACCCCAAGGCAACTGTCGCATCGATCCAGCAGGCCCTCAACCCGCTCGGTGCCGACAAATTCAAGGTCAGCACCACGGACGACTACCGTGTTGATCAGATGAAGCAGCTCACAGGTGGGTTTGATGTTTTCCGCAACCTACTGCTGGGTTTCGCCGCGATCTCCGCGGTCGTGGGCATGATCATCATCGCCAACACCTTTACGATCCTCGTCACCCAGCGCCGCCGCCAGATCGGTCTGTTGCGGGCCGTCGGTGCGTCGACGGGGCAGGTCACAGGAAGGCTTTTCGCAGAGGCCGTTCTGCTGGGGCTCGTCGGGTCACTGCTCGGTGTGGGTATCGGAGCAGGTGTGGCCGCGGTGGCGGGCATATGGTCGGGTGCCATCTATTGGGGTTTGGTGTTCCCGTTCGGTGAATTGGGGATCGCCGTTCTCGTCGGCGTGCTGATAACCGTGTTGTCGATGGCCGGTCCATCGATCGCGGCCACCCGGGTCAGTCCCCTCGAAGCCCTGCAGGTGGTGCCTAGCGCCTCCCGCGTCAAACGGTTGGGTATCACCCGCGGGGTGTTCTGTTGTCTCTTCCTGCTCCTGGGAGGAGGTATGGTCTTCCAGGCCTTCGGGGATCCAGCCAGGGGATTGCTCTGGGCCATCGGCGGCGGCGGCTTCCTCTCCCTGGCGATCCTGCTGGCGGCGCCATTCTACGTGCCGGTGCTGCTGCGCCTGTTCGGGTGGCTCCTGGGATTCATGGGTTCCACGGTCAAGCTGGCCACTAGCAACTCCGTCAGGAACCCCCGTCGCGCCTCGGCCACGGCGGTGGCCCTGATGCTTGCGGTGGGACTCGTGGTCACGCTCCAGGTGGCCGTTTCCACCATGCGCACTTCGGCCCTTTCCGAGATCAACCAGCGCTATCCGGTGGATGTCAGTGTGCGGGATTACGACGGTCCTCTCAAATCCGGTGTGGTGGAGGAACTCCGCAAGAATGAGGGAGTCGCAAAGGTGGTGGAGATCTCCAGCAAACAGGTCGAACTTGGCCGCAGGAAGTTCTCCGTCCGCAACGTGAACGCCGCCCGCGCCGAGCTCGGTCTCCCAGAACGGATGAACGCTCCGGACGGGGTGATCCTGGTCAGCCCGGAAACCGCGACCAGTCTGCCTGAACGGGTGGACCTGCCGGGTGTAGGACAGGTGGAGGTGCGCTCCTCGAAGTCGGTTCCCTTCGATGCAGCGGTGGTGTCCGCGCCGACGTTCGAGAAACTGCCCGGGCAGAGCGAGATCCGGGAAGCCTGGGTCAAGGTGACTGATCGGACCTCCCCCACCGTCCTGAATCAGGTGATGAAGGTGGTTTCTCCCCTGAGCTCTGAGGCTGAAATCGGTGGCGGCGCTGCCATGGCGGGGATACTGGAGCAGATCGTGAACGTTCTCCTCACGGTGTTGACCGCGCTGCTCGGCGTCGCCGTGGTGATCGCTCTGGTGGGTGTCGGTAATACCCTGGGCCTGTCGGTGATCGAGAGGCAACGTGAATCGGCGTTGCTGAGGGCCCTTGGCATGCAGCGCAGATCGCTGCGGCTGATGCTGCTGGCCGAGGCGATGCTGCTGGCCGTGGTGGGCATCGTGATGGGTGTCGCGGCGGGTTCGTTCTTCGGCTGGCTGGGCGTGGTCACATCGCTCGGGATGATGGACGAAACCTCCCGGCCTGAGGCGGTGTTCTCCGTCGACATGCTCTACACAGGAGGTTTGATCCTGGTGTGCGTGGTTGCAGCGGCTCTCGCCTCGGTGCTTCCCGGCAGGCGCGCGGCGAACGCCACCCCGACGGAGGCCCTTGCAGCCGAGTAG
- a CDS encoding ABC transporter ATP-binding protein — MASSRFEEGTDVSIAPPTPASACGAQNLTKVFGDGGPRPVVAVNNVTLAIEAGSFTAIMGPSGSGKSTLMHCMAGLDRATSGSAWVGQEDLSRLSERQVTKIRRDKIGFVFQSFNLLPTLTAEQNILLPLELAGRKPNREMLGEIADSLGLSERLTHRPSQLSGGQQQRVAIARALVTQPQVIFADEPTGALDSRTGTALLQYLQHCSRVQGQTIIMVTHDPKAAGYADRALVLSDGSIVDDVARPSAEIMLASLGRLGA, encoded by the coding sequence ATCGCCAGTTCAAGATTCGAGGAAGGTACCGACGTGAGCATCGCTCCACCCACTCCGGCTTCCGCATGCGGCGCCCAGAACCTGACGAAGGTGTTCGGGGATGGCGGGCCCCGACCTGTCGTCGCCGTCAACAACGTGACTCTTGCCATTGAAGCCGGTTCATTCACGGCTATCATGGGGCCGTCCGGATCCGGAAAATCGACGTTGATGCACTGCATGGCCGGACTGGACCGTGCCACCAGCGGATCGGCCTGGGTGGGGCAGGAGGATCTCTCCAGGTTGTCTGAACGACAGGTCACCAAAATCCGGCGGGACAAGATCGGCTTCGTGTTTCAGTCCTTCAACTTGCTTCCCACCCTTACGGCGGAACAGAACATCCTTCTCCCGCTTGAGTTGGCGGGGCGCAAACCGAACCGCGAAATGCTTGGGGAGATCGCGGACTCCTTGGGACTCAGCGAACGCCTCACCCACCGCCCGAGCCAGCTCTCCGGTGGCCAGCAGCAGCGGGTCGCGATCGCTCGTGCGCTGGTCACCCAGCCGCAAGTGATATTCGCCGACGAACCGACGGGTGCCCTCGACTCCCGCACGGGTACGGCGCTCCTGCAATACCTGCAGCACTGTTCCCGCGTTCAGGGACAGACCATCATCATGGTTACCCACGACCCGAAGGCAGCAGGATACGCGGACCGGGCCCTGGTGCTCTCCGACGGGAGCATCGTCGATGACGTGGCCCGGCCCTCCGCCGAGATCATGCTCGCCAGCCTCGGGCGTCTGGGGGCGTGA
- a CDS encoding Crp/Fnr family transcriptional regulator: protein MTSVTHLVGTRWEHVARRTVEKIVGCPMPGWNLCAASCVIIEIDSGQPVPNGSQPMMWLVLSGTITSMVTIKEKSHVASYLQKGDIFLSTDPHELSELLELPTNHQVLDSPLALSHKRGVAKENSIVLGTPIRLLSALGKRHPEWYRFVVVALLRLVAYHTHREYQFLTMSTEERYLAFLQEYPRLAARMSQREMAQYLGLTPVGLNRVISRLRQRGDIPRPSSQEHTA from the coding sequence ATGACCAGCGTCACACATCTCGTAGGCACCCGCTGGGAACACGTCGCGAGGCGAACCGTCGAGAAGATCGTCGGTTGCCCCATGCCGGGGTGGAACCTGTGCGCAGCATCCTGCGTCATCATAGAGATCGATTCCGGACAACCAGTGCCCAACGGAAGCCAACCCATGATGTGGCTGGTGCTGAGCGGAACCATCACCTCCATGGTCACCATCAAGGAGAAATCCCATGTCGCCAGTTACCTACAGAAAGGGGACATCTTCCTCAGCACGGATCCTCACGAGCTCAGCGAACTACTCGAGCTCCCCACGAACCATCAGGTCTTGGATTCCCCCCTCGCGCTCTCGCACAAACGCGGAGTGGCGAAGGAAAACTCCATCGTCCTCGGAACCCCGATTCGCCTCCTCTCTGCACTGGGGAAACGCCACCCCGAATGGTATCGCTTCGTAGTCGTCGCACTGCTGCGTCTCGTGGCCTATCACACGCATCGCGAGTACCAGTTTTTGACCATGAGCACCGAGGAGCGCTACCTCGCCTTCCTGCAGGAGTATCCCCGCTTGGCAGCGCGCATGTCGCAGCGTGAAATGGCCCAGTATCTCGGTCTGACCCCCGTTGGCCTGAACCGTGTTATCTCCCGGCTTCGTCAGCGCGGAGATATTCCCCGACCATCATCGCAGGAGCACACTGCCTGA
- a CDS encoding L-lactate dehydrogenase, with protein sequence MSVRGVNKLSIIGAGAVGSSLAYASLIRGVARHVVLHDINAAKVRAEALDLAHGSQFMPQAKVEGSEDPEITRGSDVVVITAGAKQKPGETRMDLAASTVNLMKKVIPPLVERSPEAIFLMVTNPVDVTTYAALKISGLPRNQLFGSGTVLDSSRLRYLVAEACEVAVVNVHAYIAGEHGDSEIPLWSAATIGGVPLLDWERQTGKLDESTRDAIADRVVNAAYEVIEGKGATNYAIGLAATRIIESVLRDEHRVLPISSLVEDWYGIKDVCLSVPTLVDRQGAGRSLRQPLTDGELGCMHESAEAIRHTLKSLGF encoded by the coding sequence ATGAGCGTTCGTGGAGTCAACAAGCTGTCGATCATTGGTGCCGGGGCGGTGGGTTCCTCGCTGGCCTACGCCAGTTTGATCCGGGGGGTCGCCCGGCATGTCGTGCTGCACGACATCAACGCGGCGAAGGTTCGTGCTGAGGCCCTCGATCTGGCTCACGGCAGCCAGTTCATGCCGCAGGCGAAGGTTGAGGGATCCGAGGATCCCGAGATCACCCGGGGCTCCGACGTGGTCGTGATCACCGCTGGAGCGAAACAGAAACCAGGGGAAACCCGAATGGATCTGGCAGCCTCCACCGTGAACCTGATGAAGAAGGTGATTCCGCCGCTGGTGGAACGTTCCCCGGAAGCAATTTTCCTCATGGTGACCAATCCGGTGGACGTCACCACCTATGCTGCTTTGAAGATCAGTGGGCTTCCCCGTAACCAGTTGTTCGGCTCCGGCACGGTGCTGGATTCTTCCCGGCTGCGATATCTGGTTGCGGAAGCCTGTGAGGTCGCAGTGGTGAATGTGCACGCATACATCGCGGGTGAACACGGGGATTCTGAGATTCCATTGTGGAGCGCTGCCACAATTGGCGGTGTTCCCCTGCTCGATTGGGAACGGCAAACCGGAAAGCTGGACGAATCCACCCGTGATGCGATAGCGGATCGCGTGGTGAATGCTGCATATGAGGTGATCGAGGGTAAGGGAGCTACCAACTACGCCATCGGCCTTGCGGCCACCCGGATCATCGAATCGGTGCTGCGCGACGAACACCGGGTGCTACCGATTTCGAGCCTTGTGGAGGACTGGTACGGCATCAAGGACGTCTGTCTCTCCGTTCCTACTCTCGTCGATCGTCAAGGCGCTGGACGCTCCCTCAGACAACCACTGACCGATGGGGAGCTTGGCTGCATGCACGAATCAGCCGAAGCGATCCGGCACACACTGAAGTCATTGGGGTTCTGA
- a CDS encoding ribose-phosphate diphosphokinase, translating to MRNETANNKHLMLFSGRAFPELAEEIAATLETNLVPTRALAYANSEIYVRFEESVRGSDAFVIQSHTAPVNEWIMEQLIMVDALKRASAKRITVVAPFYPYARQDKKHLGREPISARLVADLYKAAGADRIMSVDLHASQIQGFFDGPVDHLWGLPVLSDYVREHYDTSEMCVVSPDAGRVRLADMWTDELGCPLAIIHKRRDHEKANTVAVHEVVGDVQGKTCILVDDMIDTAGTITQAALALQERGASKVICAATHAVFSGPAVERLNASGMAEIIVTNTLPIRTAEPIDNLTVLSIAPLIARAINAVFRDGSVTSLFGGQAYK from the coding sequence ATGAGGAATGAGACCGCGAACAACAAACATCTGATGCTCTTCTCGGGTCGGGCCTTCCCGGAGCTGGCTGAGGAGATCGCGGCCACGCTCGAGACGAACCTGGTTCCCACCCGCGCCCTCGCCTATGCCAATTCAGAGATCTACGTCCGTTTCGAGGAATCGGTACGCGGCAGCGACGCCTTCGTGATCCAGTCCCACACCGCACCCGTGAACGAGTGGATCATGGAGCAGCTGATCATGGTGGATGCCCTGAAACGGGCTTCCGCGAAACGTATCACCGTGGTCGCGCCCTTCTACCCGTATGCGCGCCAGGACAAGAAACACCTCGGCAGGGAACCCATCTCGGCCCGGCTGGTGGCCGATCTCTACAAGGCGGCCGGTGCTGACAGGATCATGTCAGTGGATCTCCACGCATCCCAGATTCAAGGGTTTTTCGACGGCCCGGTCGATCATCTCTGGGGGCTGCCGGTGCTGAGCGATTACGTCCGAGAGCACTATGACACCTCCGAGATGTGCGTCGTTTCTCCCGACGCGGGACGGGTCAGACTGGCTGACATGTGGACCGATGAGCTTGGTTGCCCGCTCGCGATCATCCACAAGCGCCGCGACCATGAGAAGGCCAACACGGTTGCCGTGCACGAAGTGGTCGGTGATGTGCAGGGTAAGACCTGCATTCTTGTCGATGACATGATCGACACCGCGGGAACCATTACCCAGGCAGCGCTCGCGCTGCAGGAACGAGGAGCCAGCAAGGTTATCTGCGCCGCCACCCATGCTGTGTTCTCAGGGCCTGCTGTGGAGCGGCTGAACGCGTCAGGTATGGCAGAGATAATCGTGACGAACACGTTGCCGATCCGGACTGCCGAACCAATCGACAATCTGACGGTTTTGTCGATAGCCCCACTGATAGCGCGGGCCATCAATGCCGTTTTCCGCGACGGATCGGTGACATCTCTGTTTGGAGGGCAGGCATACAAATGA
- the glmU gene encoding bifunctional UDP-N-acetylglucosamine diphosphorylase/glucosamine-1-phosphate N-acetyltransferase GlmU: protein MTIPDSDLAPVAAVIVLAAGGGTRMKSRHSKLLHEVCGKSMLSYAVSAAEALNPHHLVVVVGHQRVEVLEHLESLSQNVSTAVQEQQLGTGHAVSCGLERLPNLEGEVVVTYGDVPLLTGKTLRRLVSIHRAESNAVTVLTAEVEDPSGYGRIVRTGGKVTGIVEHRDASDEQLLIREINSGIYVFDAAVLRDGLAQLNTDNAQGEQYLTDILRYAHDLDRPVGALITDDVWQTEGVNDRVQLARMGQELNRRILERWMREGVTIVDPRNTWVDVDVDLSQDVTLMPGVILQGATTIASGAVIGPDTTLQDVEVGENATVVRSHGSFAIIGDGATVGPFSYLRPGTQLGAGGKIGAFVETKNAVVGEGSKIPHLSYVGDAVIGDGVNIGAGTIFANYDGVNKSATHVGNSAFIGSNSVLVAPVDISDGAFVAAGSAVTDDVPAGGLAVARGRQRNVDDWVATRRPGSKAARAAAESDGNVHPAVIESRAKKKE from the coding sequence TTGACCATCCCTGACAGCGATCTGGCTCCCGTCGCAGCGGTCATCGTCCTGGCCGCCGGCGGCGGCACACGAATGAAGTCGCGTCACTCCAAACTGCTCCACGAGGTGTGTGGCAAATCGATGCTCAGCTACGCCGTCTCGGCGGCCGAGGCTCTCAACCCGCACCACCTTGTGGTCGTGGTGGGGCACCAGCGCGTTGAGGTCTTGGAGCACCTGGAGTCGCTGAGCCAGAACGTGAGTACGGCGGTCCAGGAACAGCAGCTGGGAACCGGACATGCGGTCTCGTGTGGACTGGAGCGGTTGCCGAACCTCGAGGGGGAGGTGGTCGTCACCTATGGAGACGTGCCCCTGCTCACGGGCAAGACCTTGCGCCGGCTCGTCTCCATTCATCGCGCGGAAAGCAACGCCGTCACGGTGCTGACCGCAGAGGTGGAGGACCCGTCGGGTTATGGGCGAATCGTTCGCACAGGCGGAAAGGTCACCGGAATCGTCGAGCATCGGGATGCCTCCGACGAGCAGCTTCTGATTCGCGAAATCAACTCCGGCATCTACGTCTTTGACGCCGCGGTTCTGCGTGACGGCCTGGCGCAGTTGAACACCGACAACGCCCAGGGCGAGCAGTACCTCACCGACATCCTCCGCTACGCCCACGATCTCGATCGTCCCGTCGGTGCGCTGATCACCGACGACGTGTGGCAGACCGAGGGCGTCAACGACCGCGTCCAGCTGGCCAGGATGGGTCAGGAACTCAACCGCCGCATCCTGGAACGCTGGATGCGGGAGGGCGTGACCATCGTCGATCCGCGCAACACGTGGGTCGACGTTGACGTCGACCTCAGCCAGGATGTCACCCTCATGCCCGGGGTGATCCTTCAGGGCGCGACCACCATCGCATCCGGGGCGGTCATCGGCCCGGACACCACCCTCCAGGACGTCGAGGTGGGGGAGAACGCCACCGTGGTCCGTTCTCACGGGTCCTTCGCGATCATCGGCGACGGGGCCACTGTGGGGCCTTTCTCCTACCTGCGTCCCGGGACTCAGCTCGGTGCCGGCGGGAAGATCGGCGCCTTCGTCGAGACCAAGAACGCGGTTGTTGGGGAAGGATCGAAGATTCCGCACCTCAGCTATGTCGGTGATGCGGTCATTGGCGATGGGGTCAACATCGGGGCGGGCACGATCTTTGCAAATTATGACGGTGTCAACAAATCCGCCACCCACGTCGGGAACTCGGCTTTCATCGGGTCGAATTCCGTGCTGGTGGCGCCTGTTGACATCTCTGACGGGGCCTTCGTGGCCGCCGGGTCGGCGGTCACCGATGACGTTCCCGCAGGAGGGCTCGCCGTGGCCAGGGGTCGGCAGCGCAATGTCGATGACTGGGTGGCCACACGCCGCCCCGGGTCAAAGGCTGCACGGGCCGCGGCCGAAAGTGACGGCAATGTCCATCCCGCAGTCATCGAGTCGAGGGCAAAGAAAAAGGAATGA